Genomic segment of Streptomyces alboniger:
GGGTCGCCCGCGACTCCCGCACCGACTCCCGCCAGGCCCTGGAGATCCGGGCCGCGCTCACCCGCGCGGGCTGGCGGGTCAACCCCTCCAGCGTCGCCCAACACCTGCCCGAACTGTTCGCGGCCGCGCTGGACGGCCGCCTCGGCACCCGCGACGCCGACGAACTCGTCGGTCACCTCCTCTGGTTCGGCCACGTTGAACGGGCCCTCGACGTGCTGCGCGCCGCCGAACAGCACGGCACGTCCGGGCGACCCGGGTCCGGCACACCCCACTGGCACGACTGCCCGCGCCGCTGGATCACGTACGCCTATCCGGGACTCCCCGCCGCCACCCGTGCCTGCCTCGGCGACGACCCCGAACACCGGACGCCGGAGCACGCCGCCCCCGAGCACGCCCCGTGCCGGGACCGCAGCCCCCACCAGCGGGCGGCGAGCCTGATGAAGGCCGTATTCCACGGGCCGCACGGCGCCGCGGGCGCGGACGGCGAGGTGGTCGTCAGGGCCGAGCAGATCCTCCAGAGCACCCGCCTCGACGACAGCACCCTGACGGCGCTCCTCGTCGCGCTGAACTCCCTGGTCCTCGCCGACCGGCTGGAGGCCGCCGCCTTCTGGTGCGAGACCCTCCTGCGGGAGGCCGCCGGGCGGCGCGCCCCCATGTGGCAGGCGCTGCTCGCCTCGGCCAAGGCCCGCGTCGAACTGCGTACGGGCGCGCTCGCCGCCGCCGAGGAGTCGGCGCGCGCGGCGCTCACCCTGGTCCCCGCCGACGGCTGGGGCGTCGCCGCGGCCTCGCCCCTCGCCACGTCCGTGTACACCCTGACCGCCATGGGCCGGTTCGACGAGGCGGCCGGCCGGCTGACCGTCCCCGTCCCCGACGCGGCGTTCCGGACACCCGACGGGCTGCTCTACCTCCGCGCCCGCGGCCACTACTACCTCGCGGCCGGGCGCCCCTACGCCGCACTCGACGACTTCCTCACCTGCGGGGATCTCATGACGCGCTGGGGGCTCGACCTGCCCGCGCTCGTGCCCTGGCGCACGGACGCCGCCGAGGCCCATCTGTCGCTCGGCGACACCGACCACGCCCGGGGCCTGGCCGAGGAACAACTGGCCCTGGTGGGGCGGAGCAACGGCTGGGCGCGCGCCGCCTCCCTGCGGGCGCTCGCGAGCACCCTGAACGCCGGGCACCGGCCGCCGCTGCTCGGCGAGGCCATAGAGATCCTGCGGGACCGCGGCCACCGGCTCGAACTGTCCAGAGCCACCGACGAGTTGGCACGGGCCCAGCGCGAACTCGGCAAGAGCGGCCAGGCGCGCGCCCTCGCCCGCAAGGCCCAGCAACTGGCCGCGGAGTGCGGCCTGCCCGTGCCCCCGGCGCGCGCCGCCGACGCCCGCGGGCCACATCCCGCCGAGCAGCCGTGGTCGTCCGGGAACCGCCGACATCCCGACGAACTCAGCAACGCCGAACTGAGAGTGGCCACGCTCGCCGTCCGCGGCCACACCAACCGCCAGATAGCCGACAAGCTCTGCATCACGATCAGCACCGTCGAGCAGCACCTGACCCGCGCCTACCGCAAGCTCGACGTCCAGCGGCGAGCCGACCTCGCGGCGAAGCTCAGCCCCCTCGCGGGAGCGGGTGAGCGCGCGGCACCCGCGACGCACGACGCGTGGGACCGGCTGCACGTGGGCTAGCCGGCGGGACCGACGGAGGAGGACCACGGTTGTCGTTTCTACGCGGCGGACGGTCACACCGCGGTCCGAAGAGCTGTGACCGCCGTGGCCCGGGCCCCGGCAGTACGCTTCCGGCAGTCCGGGCGGCCGAACACCGAAGCCCGCCACGGACGCCCGTGGCGGGCTCGGCGAGGGGTGGACGATGAGGGTCTTGGTGGTCGAGGACCACGCCGAGCTGGCGCAGTCGGTGGCGCGGGTGCTGCGCAGGGAAGGGATGGCGGTGGACGTCGTCCACGACGGACTCGACGCCCTGGAGCGCACCTCCGTGGTCGACTACGACGTGGTCGTGCTCGACCGTGACCTGCCCGGCGTGCACGGGGACGAGGTGTGCAGAAAACTGGCCGAACAGCCGTTGCAGGCCCGGGTGCTGATGCTGACCGCGTCCGGCACGATCGCCCACCGCGTGGAGGGCTTCAGCCTCGGCGCGGACGACTACCTCCCCAAGCCGTTCGCGTACGCCGAGCTGGTGGCCCGCATCCGGGCGCTCGCACGGCGCTCGCAGCCCGCGCTGCCGCCGGTCCTGGTCCGGGGCGACCTGAGACTCGACCCGGCGCAGCGCGTCGCCTCGCGTGCCGGGGAGCGACTGCCGCTCACCCCCAAGGAGTTCGCGGTCCTGGAGTACCTGCTCGCCGCCCAGGGCCGGGTCGTGTCGGCCGAGGAACTCCTGGAGCGCGTGTGGGACGAGGCGACGGATCCGTTCACCACCACCGTCAAGGCGACGATCAACCGCCTGCGGCCCAAGCTCGGCAACCCGCCCGTCATCGAGACCATTCCTCGGGGCGGCTACCGGATTTGAGGGACCCATGCGCCTGCCCTCGCTCGCCGCCCTGGCACCCGCGACCCGGCGCCGCCCGACGCCCCGGCGGGTGGGCGTACGTCTGACGCTGCTGTACGGCGGGCTGTTCCTGGCCTCCGGGGCGATCCT
This window contains:
- a CDS encoding helix-turn-helix transcriptional regulator; this translates as MDLVERGDEFSIMESMLDSCAAGHGGVLLVSGPVASGKTALLRAFGGRATAAGALYLQATASEAESDLPLGVMGQLLLGAGLLGADSRRAARLLGLVADAAQSRGQDALPAVAMNEIPELCGIVLEKARESTVVLGIDDVHHADRQSLECLLYLARRLTVSRVLVVLGENSGFLTANTRLRVDLLRLPGCRNIRLGPLQRQGVAEMISGFGEPGRRTRKLVTQLHQLGGGSPLLTRALIEDHRTAGAAGEPGADLVPGEAFVQAVATALYRSDLATRRTAWALAVAGPDVPLAELVEVLGGTRESLHRSLRALNDAGLLDAGWFRHDAGRTAVLRSMDPADRSRLETRCAQVLHEHGATATVVVQHLMAAGTVDAPWALRTLIEAADRALADDEVDLALACLRVARDSRTDSRQALEIRAALTRAGWRVNPSSVAQHLPELFAAALDGRLGTRDADELVGHLLWFGHVERALDVLRAAEQHGTSGRPGSGTPHWHDCPRRWITYAYPGLPAATRACLGDDPEHRTPEHAAPEHAPCRDRSPHQRAASLMKAVFHGPHGAAGADGEVVVRAEQILQSTRLDDSTLTALLVALNSLVLADRLEAAAFWCETLLREAAGRRAPMWQALLASAKARVELRTGALAAAEESARAALTLVPADGWGVAAASPLATSVYTLTAMGRFDEAAGRLTVPVPDAAFRTPDGLLYLRARGHYYLAAGRPYAALDDFLTCGDLMTRWGLDLPALVPWRTDAAEAHLSLGDTDHARGLAEEQLALVGRSNGWARAASLRALASTLNAGHRPPLLGEAIEILRDRGHRLELSRATDELARAQRELGKSGQARALARKAQQLAAECGLPVPPARAADARGPHPAEQPWSSGNRRHPDELSNAELRVATLAVRGHTNRQIADKLCITISTVEQHLTRAYRKLDVQRRADLAAKLSPLAGAGERAAPATHDAWDRLHVG
- a CDS encoding response regulator transcription factor; this encodes MRVLVVEDHAELAQSVARVLRREGMAVDVVHDGLDALERTSVVDYDVVVLDRDLPGVHGDEVCRKLAEQPLQARVLMLTASGTIAHRVEGFSLGADDYLPKPFAYAELVARIRALARRSQPALPPVLVRGDLRLDPAQRVASRAGERLPLTPKEFAVLEYLLAAQGRVVSAEELLERVWDEATDPFTTTVKATINRLRPKLGNPPVIETIPRGGYRI